The following are encoded together in the Flammeovirga agarivorans genome:
- a CDS encoding alpha/beta hydrolase, with the protein MKTFEYSWQTTDKVDIYGKCWLPENDEKLKGIVCLVHGFGEHIQRYGHVANFFTSHQIGFIGYDQRGHGKTTGKRGVVPSYNDVLINVAEFMALVSEKFPDVPIYIYGHSMGGNIVSSFLLKEQPKYLKGAIITSPWLRLANDPPAWQEKIGKFVGGLIKDFVIPSKLNPEDLSTDLSVGDVYMKDPLVHNKICTALYFGVKDAGEYNIEHAKDLSVDTLLMHGDDDKITSHQASKLFSENAPSDLMTFKSWEGLRHEMHNEKIKAEVLNEMLSFIEKN; encoded by the coding sequence ATGAAAACATTTGAATACAGTTGGCAAACCACTGATAAAGTAGATATCTATGGTAAATGTTGGTTGCCTGAAAACGATGAGAAATTAAAAGGTATCGTATGTTTGGTGCATGGTTTTGGTGAACATATTCAACGGTATGGTCATGTTGCTAATTTTTTTACGAGCCATCAAATAGGTTTTATTGGCTATGATCAAAGAGGACATGGGAAAACAACAGGGAAAAGAGGAGTAGTACCGAGTTATAACGATGTTTTGATTAATGTTGCCGAGTTTATGGCTCTAGTTAGTGAGAAATTTCCTGATGTACCTATCTATATTTATGGTCATAGTATGGGAGGGAATATTGTATCTTCCTTTCTCCTCAAGGAACAGCCTAAATATCTGAAAGGGGCTATTATTACTAGTCCTTGGTTACGTTTAGCCAATGATCCACCTGCATGGCAGGAAAAGATTGGAAAATTTGTAGGAGGATTAATTAAAGACTTTGTTATTCCATCCAAATTAAATCCAGAAGACCTTTCAACAGACCTTTCTGTAGGAGATGTTTATATGAAAGACCCATTAGTACATAATAAGATTTGTACAGCTTTATATTTTGGGGTAAAAGATGCTGGTGAATACAATATTGAACATGCAAAAGATCTTTCAGTAGATACTCTTTTAATGCATGGAGATGATGATAAAATCACATCGCATCAAGCATCAAAGCTATTTTCAGAAAATGCACCAAGTGATCTAATGACTTTTAAATCTTGGGAAGGATTAAGACATGAAATGCATAATGAAAAAATAAAAGCAGAAGTTCTG
- a CDS encoding YicC/YloC family endoribonuclease — MIQSMTGFGQESIENDQLSVSIEIKTLNSKNADCNIKMSSAFSDKEIELRNLLSSSLQRGKILLLLNYTSKRQESLKASLNTEVIKSYYRDLKSISTDLDESNEQLLQIVMGMPEVYTKENNEDVLAEDWPVVHNAIKTAIGRTIEFRKHEGEALEKALRSSIEKITEYLEEVKRLDPQRIERLKEKLKNQVAEFEKNDNFDQSRFEQELIFYIEKLDINEEKVRLTQHLKYFIQTLEQPVSNGKKLGFISQEIGREINTIGSKANDVNIQKVVVNMKDELEKIKEQNLNVL; from the coding sequence ATGATACAATCGATGACGGGCTTCGGCCAAGAAAGTATAGAAAATGATCAACTCAGTGTATCTATTGAGATCAAAACATTAAACTCAAAGAACGCTGATTGTAATATCAAAATGTCATCGGCTTTCTCTGATAAAGAAATTGAGTTAAGAAATTTACTTTCTTCAAGTTTACAGAGAGGTAAAATTCTTCTTCTATTAAATTACACATCAAAAAGACAAGAATCTCTTAAGGCTTCATTGAATACTGAAGTAATCAAAAGCTACTACAGAGATTTAAAGAGTATTTCTACTGACCTTGATGAAAGTAATGAACAATTACTACAGATTGTCATGGGAATGCCTGAGGTATATACGAAAGAGAATAATGAAGATGTTCTTGCTGAAGACTGGCCAGTTGTTCATAATGCAATTAAAACGGCTATCGGACGTACTATCGAGTTTAGAAAGCATGAAGGTGAGGCATTAGAAAAGGCCTTAAGATCATCTATTGAAAAGATTACTGAATACCTTGAGGAAGTGAAAAGATTAGATCCTCAAAGAATTGAAAGACTAAAAGAGAAATTAAAGAATCAAGTTGCTGAATTCGAAAAGAATGACAATTTCGATCAAAGTAGATTTGAACAAGAACTGATTTTCTATATTGAAAAACTTGATATAAATGAAGAGAAAGTCCGTTTAACACAGCACTTGAAATATTTTATTCAAACTTTAGAACAACCAGTATCAAACGGTAAAAAGTTAGGCTTTATATCACAAGAGATTGGTAGAGAAATCAATACGATTGGCTCTAAAGCGAATGATGTAAATATTCAGAAAGTAGTCGTTAACATGAAAGACGAACTCGAAAAGATCAAAGAACAAAACTTAAACGTTCTTTAA
- the galE gene encoding UDP-glucose 4-epimerase GalE codes for MKQILVTGGTGYIGSHTVVELQNKGYEVVIVDDLSNSEKDVVDRIEKISGIRPIFEELDLVDAAGTDKMFQKYSNLEAVIHFAAFKAVGESVQEPLRYYQNNLVSLINLLNCMRKYKVQNMVFSSSCTVYGQPESLPVTENAPVQPAESPYGNTKQICEEILRDSVKAYPEIKAIALRYFNPVGAHKSALIGELPKGVPQNLVPFITQTAIGLRDQLSVFGSDYNTVDGSAVRDYIHVVDLAQAHIIAAERLLEGRNEENYEFFNLGTGTGSSVLQVINAFEEANGLPVKYKIVDRREGDVEQIWADTTIANEVLGWKANRGLDDMMSSAWAWEKNLREGDC; via the coding sequence ATGAAACAGATACTTGTAACGGGTGGAACAGGCTATATCGGTTCACACACAGTAGTTGAATTACAAAATAAAGGCTACGAAGTCGTTATTGTGGATGACTTATCGAACTCAGAAAAAGATGTAGTTGATAGAATAGAAAAAATTAGTGGCATCCGTCCTATTTTTGAAGAGTTGGATTTAGTAGATGCAGCCGGTACTGATAAGATGTTTCAAAAGTATTCAAACCTTGAAGCAGTAATTCATTTCGCTGCTTTTAAAGCGGTGGGTGAGTCTGTTCAGGAACCATTAAGATATTATCAAAACAACTTGGTGTCTTTGATTAACCTTTTGAATTGTATGCGTAAGTATAAGGTTCAAAACATGGTCTTTTCATCATCTTGTACTGTTTATGGCCAGCCTGAGTCATTGCCAGTAACAGAAAATGCCCCTGTGCAACCTGCAGAGTCTCCGTATGGAAATACAAAGCAAATTTGTGAAGAGATCCTTAGAGATAGTGTAAAGGCATATCCTGAGATCAAAGCGATCGCTTTAAGGTATTTCAACCCAGTAGGTGCACATAAATCTGCTTTGATAGGTGAACTGCCTAAAGGAGTACCTCAAAATTTAGTGCCTTTTATTACTCAAACGGCTATAGGTTTAAGGGATCAACTTTCTGTATTCGGAAGTGACTATAATACTGTAGATGGTTCGGCAGTACGTGATTATATTCATGTGGTAGATCTTGCACAAGCACATATTATTGCTGCTGAAAGGTTATTGGAAGGCAGAAATGAAGAGAACTACGAATTCTTTAATCTTGGTACTGGAACAGGAAGTTCGGTTTTACAGGTGATTAATGCTTTTGAAGAAGCTAATGGTCTTCCGGTAAAATATAAGATTGTAGACCGTAGAGAGGGTGATGTAGAACAGATTTGGGCCGATACCACTATCGCCAATGAAGTCTTAGGGTGGAAAGCCAATCGAGGGTTGGATGATATGATGAGTTCTGCCTGGGCTTGGGAGAAAAATCTAAGAGAAGGAGATTGTTAA